Proteins from a single region of Bacteroidia bacterium:
- a CDS encoding GIY-YIG nuclease family protein, translated as MYILKCANGAYYTGSTQNLERRLEQHQAGEVANFTKKHLPVTLVYYEEYQRIDDAFYREKQVQGWSRAKKEALINGKTNLLHKLAECGNDTHFRSLKKGVSTNEKGVSTDKTGVSTSLNAQLDSSLSEAETSLTKTSVPTDEKGVSTSLNAQLNSSLSEAETSLTETNNP; from the coding sequence ATGTATATATTGAAATGTGCAAATGGTGCTTACTATACCGGAAGTACACAAAATTTGGAAAGACGATTAGAACAACACCAAGCGGGAGAAGTGGCTAACTTCACAAAAAAGCACTTACCTGTAACTTTGGTATATTATGAAGAATATCAACGAATTGATGACGCTTTTTACAGAGAAAAGCAAGTACAGGGTTGGAGTAGAGCTAAAAAGGAAGCTTTGATAAATGGGAAAACAAACCTTTTACATAAACTTGCCGAATGTGGAAACGACACTCATTTCAGGAGTTTAAAAAAGGGCGTTTCGACTAATGAAAAGGGCGTTTCGACTGATAAGACTGGCGTTTCGACTTCGCTCAACGCCCAATTAGATAGCTCGTTGAGCGAAGCCGAAACGAGCTTAACCAAAACGAGCGTTCCAACTGATGAAAAGGGCGTTTCGACTTCGCTCAACGCCCAATTAAATAGCTCGTTGAGCGAAGCCGAAACGAGCTTAACCGAAACGAACAATCCATAA